Proteins encoded within one genomic window of Argiope bruennichi chromosome 7, qqArgBrue1.1, whole genome shotgun sequence:
- the LOC129975348 gene encoding zinc finger protein 226-like: protein MENQGKIYSQVSSLESSFACVYCTTPFSLGFEMVQPSDASEEYDTSNGSEKALEKYSNEESRVTPNEFEMHMEGIDPNSLNVLPSKEKNSKEKPNKFDICLSAFKEKYGLTRNVQIDEEQNTFKCEKCNRIFLRESGLEGHMARHLDRTPFKCEVCNSAFRYKYKLKAHKRDSEICGKHSVTESPDSLQQKAKPHKYDICLLAYNEKYGVTGDGKIREEQNNFNREKRDLGQSPFTCVVCNSTYKHKRHLTAHMRIHDEHNPFKCVECHKNCQTKSDLARHMAAHTNYRPLKCDICSSAFKTKSTLRLHKKIHEKCKHCNIYHSKSDLKTQMTEHPEFVMTEDGNFECSVCYVTFNHICHLKWHMKKHEEDNK, encoded by the coding sequence ATGGAGAATCAAGGCAAAATTTACTCTCAAGTTTCCTCACTGGAGTCCAGTTTCGCGTGTGTTTACTGTACCACCCCTTTCAGCCTGGGGTTCGAGATGGTACAGCCTTCTGATGCAAGTGAAGAATACGACACATCTAATGGCTCAGAAAAAGCTTTGGAAAAATATTCAAACGAAGAATCGAGAGTCACtccaaatgaatttgaaatgcacATGGAAGGTATAGATCCCAATTCTCTCAATGTTTTGCCCTCTAAAGagaaaaattccaaagaaaaacctaataaatttgacatttgcCTGTCagcttttaaagaaaagtatgGCCTCACAAGGAATGTGCAGATTGATGAAGAACAGAACACTTTTAAATGCGAAAAGTGTAATAGAATCTTTTTAAGGGAAAGTGGGCTTGAAGGCCATATGGCAAGACACTTGGATCGAACACCTTTCAAATGCGAGGTTTGCAATTCGGCTTTCAGGTACAAATACAAACTTAAAGCTCACAAGCGCGACTCTGAAATATGTGGGAAACATTCAGTAACTGAATCTCCTGACAGTTTACAGCAAAAAGCAAAACCTCATAAGTATGATATTTGCTTGTTAGCTTATAATGAAAAGTATGGTGTCACAGGGGACGGGAAGATTCGCGAAGAGCAGAATAATTTTAATCGCGAAAAGCGTGATTTGGGCCAAAGCCCTTTCACATGTGTGGTTTGCAATTCGACCTACAAGCATAAACGTCACCTGACAGCTCACATGCGCATACATGACGAGCATAATCCTTTTAAATGTGTAGAATGTCATAAAAATTGTCAAACTAAAAGTGATCTCGCCCGCCACATGGCAGCGCATACCAACTATCGGCCTCTTAAATGCGACATATGCTCCTcagctttcaaaacaaaatcaaCTCTACGACTTCATaagaaaatacatgaaaaatgcaAACATTGTAACATATATCATTCTAAGTCtgatttaaaaacacaaatgaCCGAGCATCCCGAATTCGTAATGACCGAGGACGGTAATTTCGAATGCAGCGTTTGTTATGTCACATTCAATCACATTTGTCATTTAAAGTGGCACATGAAGAAGCACGAGGAAGACAATAAATGA